The Fervidibacillus albus genome contains a region encoding:
- a CDS encoding carboxymuconolactone decarboxylase family protein — MTDIHGENPTEYALLEYKKGMGIFTKKMPELAKHYHAYTEACFKDGALTEREKQLIALGISLYSGDEYCIIYHTKGCLDNGCDEKQILEIAGVASVFGGGASMSQTVTLLQQSISDFNTNRH; from the coding sequence ATGACAGATATCCACGGGGAAAATCCTACAGAATATGCTCTTTTAGAATATAAAAAGGGTATGGGGATATTTACGAAAAAGATGCCGGAATTAGCGAAACATTACCACGCCTACACCGAAGCTTGTTTCAAAGACGGGGCATTAACGGAACGGGAAAAACAGTTGATTGCCCTCGGTATTAGCCTTTATTCCGGTGATGAATATTGCATTATTTACCATACGAAGGGATGTTTGGACAACGGGTGTGATGAAAAGCAAATATTGGAAATTGCAGGTGTCGCATCCGTCTTCGGTGGAGGGGCGTCTATGAGCCAAACGGTAACGTTATTACAACAATCCATTTCCGACTTCAATACGAATCGTCATTGA